Within the Sulfurospirillum barnesii SES-3 genome, the region ATATATGATAGTGGGATATTTTGCAAACAATCAAATCAAATACCAAGATAACACAATAGAGGAGAATGGTGATGAGTAATGAATTTAACAATAGAGTTTACGGGTGTGTGGTCGTTAAGGCAATAAATGCAAACTATAATGCAGACTTTAATGGACTTCCAAGAAGGCTTAAAAGTGACGGTAGTTTTTATGCGACGGATAAATCATTTAAATGGTTAGTGAGGAACTATATTAAGAAAAATTATCAAGATGAAAAGATACTATTTACAAAGATGTATGATAAAGAATATAAAGATACTATGGATTTGAAAGAAGCATTTGAGATTGTTACCGAGACAGGAGATATTAAAAATTTTAAGAAAAAAGATATTCTACCAAAACTTACTAATTGTATTGATATAAGGTTGTTTGGGGCTGTTTTTTCTCCAGAAAATGCAAAAAAAGACACAAGTGATGAAAATAAAAATATCTCACTTCATGGAGTAGTTCAAGTAAATCATGCGATTGATTTATTTGGTAAAGGTAAAGTTTACACTGATGAAATACTGGCTCCTTTTACGGCAATAGGGAGTATGAGCAAAGCTACCGAAGCTCACTATATTCATCATTTTTCAGTTAACCCTAAAAATTTATCTAGTTGGAAAAAACTATTTGAAGAAGCAACAAATAAAGAAGATTCAACTAAGAAACAGGGAGAATTACCGTTAGCAAATAAAGAATTAAATATCAAGGTCTTATCTCAAAATGATATTGTAATTTTAAAAAATGCTTTTAACAATGCCGCAACATTTTACGATTCACATTCCAAAAGTGGTGTAGAAAATGAGCTGTCTATTTATGTAACTTTAGAAGAGAGTTCGATTTTAACACTTCCTAGTTTTGCCCAATTTATCACATTTAAAAAAGGTGAAAATGGAGAAAAAAATAGTTTTGATATAAGCAAGCTTATCAGCTATTTGACAAAAGATAATATCAAAAAAGAAATCAAATCTATAGAAATATATGCTATTAAAGAGCTAACACAAGTCATTTGTAGTATTGAAAATGAAAAAATCAAAGAATGCGATTTATTGGAACTAACAAACATTTCAGCAGAGCAAAAAAATGAAAAAGCTGATTAGTTTTACCATAAAATCTGATTTTGGTATGTTCAAAAAACCAGACATCAATGATAAAATTTTTATCACTTATAACATTATCCCAAAGACTTATGTTTTTGGGATACTTGGTGCGATTATGGGTTACGAGGGTTATGCTCAAAATAGAGATAAAACAAAAATGCCTGAGTTTTATGAAAAGCTCAAAGACATAAGGGTAGCGATAGCTCCAAGTGATAAAAATGGTGGCATTTTAAAAAAAGAGTTTATTTTATTTAATAATACATGTAATGGTGAAACGAAAAACATTACAGAGCAAACTCTCGTCAATCCAGCATATGATATTTACATCGAAATTGATGAAGAACATGAATTACTAAAGAGATTAAAAGCCAAAGAAGCAGAGTTTCTTCCCTATATGGGAAAAAATGAATTCTCTTTATCGTGGGATAATTTTCACGAGCATGCTGTATTTGAAAAAGTTGAACAAAAGGAGCAATTTAAAGTTTTGACAATTATTCCAAAAGATGAAAATTTTGTTTTAAAGAATAGTGGACACAAAGAAAAAACAACAAACTACTTTTATCTTTTTGAAAGATTACCTATTGATTGGAATGACAATCCTAGGCAATATAAATATCAAGAGTTTCTATATACCAATGCGGTATTTAAGTCATCCGAGAGTTTAAAATCGATTGGTTCTGTAGGCGAACTTTTTGAATCTGATAAAGGTATTATATGCCTCTTTTAAAATTTAGTGATTTTGATATAAAGTTCAATATTGATGACAAATATAAAGCTCATTTATCACAAAATAAGCAATATAAAGAGTCGTTAAAAGAGCATATTGATCTCGTGTATGATTACTTCTTGAAACTTATAGAGCAAAATGACTTGGAACAGCGTTTAAATTCTCTTTTTAAAAAAAGTGCCAATCTATTTGAAGAGATAGAAGTAAAAGAAGAATTTGCAAATTTCACAAAATATCTTTTTGCAAAAGCAATTTATTGGCATGATATGGGCAAAATGAACCCCAATTTTCAAAAAGAGAAAATGCTCAATGAAATAGATGAGAAATCTGTAATTTCAGATAGTCATCATTCACCTCTTGGTGCATATTTATTTATTAATCACTCATTAGATGAACTGTATGCTAAAAAATGGCATGAAGATAACGAAGAAATTTTTGAAGCTATTATCTATTTGTTTGGATTTTTAATCTCAAAACATCATGGAGTAATTTATCAATATGAAGATTTGGATTTACAAAATGAGTTTGTTGATTTTTTAGATAAATTTCATCTTGAAACAGAACATACAAAAAAGTTAAGAGATGAGGACAGGGTATTTTCTTCAATTTTTGATTCTATTGAAAATAATGAAGAGGTATTGTTTCTACTTTCTAAATCCCTTTTCTCACTTCTTATCATTTCAGATTACTATGCTACAGCACAATTTATGAATTATGGAAATTGTAAAGAACTAAAATATAAAAATTTTGGCTTGGTAGATGATGATTTTAGGAAAACAATTTACAAAAGATTTTACGAAAATCAATTTGATAAAGAACTCATTAATAAAACTACTAGTGATTTTAAAGACTTTGACGAGTTGCAAGAAAAGTCAAATAGTAACTTAAATCACTTACGAAACAAGCTTTTTATAGAAGTTAGAACAAACTTACAAAATGAGCTTAAAAAGAACAAATCACAAAACCTTTTTTATATCGAAGCTCCCACAGGTGCAGGTAAAACAAACCTATCACTCATGAGTGTCGTTGAGATTTTAAAGCTTGACACTTCAATCACTAAAGTATTTTATATTTTTCCATTTACAACGCTGATCACTCAAACATATACTTCTATCAAAAAAATACTAGCTCTTGATAATGCTCAAATCGTGCAACTTCATTCAAAAGCAAAATATAATCAAAAGCAAGAAGAAAAAGAAGATGGCATTTATGGAGAGGATAAAAAGAATTTTTTAGATAATCAATTTATGAATTATCCTATGACACTTCTAAGCCATGTTAAGTTTTTTGATATATTGACTGGAATTAGTAAAGATGACAATTATATTTTCCATAGATTATCGAACTCAATCGTCATCATAGATGAGATTCAAACATACAGCCCAGATTTTTGGGCACGAATTGTTTATTTACTTGATATGTATGCTAAAAATTTCAATATTAAATTTATAGTAATGAGTGCAACTTTGCCTAAGATTGGCAAGATTATAGATAGTCAATTTACATTTTTAGTTTCCAATAAACAACGATATTTTCAAAATCCGAATTTTGCAAAAAGAGTGACAATAGACACAAATGTGAAAAATATAAATAAACCTGAAGAGATTTACGAGTTATTGATAAAAGGGAGTGAAAACTATCAAACCTTAGAAACCAATGATTCAAAAAAAGTAAAAACCATTATAGAATTTATCACAAAAAAAGGGGCAGATGAATTTTATAAACACGCCAAAAAATACAGTGAAATTTTTGATGAGATTTTCATACTTAGCGGTACGATTTTGGAACCAAGACGAAAAGAGATAATCGATTTTATAAAAAATACACACGACAAAAATATTCTACTTGTGACAACTCAAGTGGTTGAAGCAGGCGTGGATATAGATATGGACATAGGATTTAAAGAAAAATCTCTCGTCGATAGTGATGAACAACTAGCAGGAAGAATCAACCGAAATAGTTCAAAAGAGGGCAATAAACTATTTTTATTTAGCATTGGCAAAGGAAATGATAAATTTGTTTACAAAAAAGATAAGAGAAACGGTCTTTCTGGAAAATATCAAGAAGACGGTAAAGAACAAAATGTTTTAAACACTAAAGATTTTGATAAATTTTATAGTCAAATTTTAGACAAGATTATTGAGAACAATACGAAAAATTTTATGGAAAATCTCAAAAGCTATATTGATGACTTGAAAAATTTACAATTTAAAAAAACTCATATTGAACTTATAGATATGCAATCGGTTTCTGTGTTTGTTCCCATTAATGATGAGGCTGTTGCAGTATGGGAGGCATATGAAAAAACTATACAAAATAAAGAGCAAGATTTGATTGATAAAAAAATTGATATTAAAAAGTTAAGTGCAGAAATATCAAAATATACTTTTTCTTTGGCTGATTATCACGGTAGTGGTATTAAATATTTGAAAGATTATGGAGATGAAAAGTATGGATATTTATATTTGAAAGATTGGCGAAATCAGAAAGATGATGGTACACAATTGTACACCTATGAAGATGGTTTGGACACAAGTGTATTGAAAGGTGACTTTGTTCCAATGATTTTATAAAAAAGCCAACTGGCTACAATGTGTAGTCAGTTAAAACCTAAGAAAATAACGAAAATGAAAGATAGAGACAAATGATCACAGGAACTCTCATCAACTACTATTTTCATTGCCGCACCCAGTGTTGGCTTCACGCCAATCGCATTAACCTCGAAGACAACAGCGAAGATGTGCGCATCGGAAAAGTCTTACATGAGATCAGCGAAGAGAAGGCGCAAAAAGCCGAAGTGAAGATAGACAATGTCAAAATCGACAAGATCACCAAAGAGTACTTAGTAGAACTTAAAAAGTCCGACTCAGACCCTGAAGCGGTGAAGTGGCAAGTGTTGCTTTATCTGTACAAACTCAAAGGTAAAGGCATCGAGCGTAAAGGCAAAGTCGAATACTATGAGAAAAATCACAACACGAAAAGCGAGATACTAGAGTTGAATGAGCAAAATGAACAAGAACTTTTGCATGTTTTAGACGCAATTACACAGCTCATCAATGCGGATATTCCACCGCCACCGAAGTTTGAAAACAAATGCAAGAAATGCGCTTATTACGATTACTGTTTTATATGAGGTAACATGGCAAAAAATCACACACGCTACATCTTCTCGATGGGCGAACTCAAACGCAAAGACAACTCCATCGCGTTTAGCAATGAAAAGGGCAATTTTTACCTGCCCATCGAAGAGACGAGGGAGCTTTACTGCCTGAACGAGGTAAGCTTCAACACGAAGTTTTTAGACTTCATCGCTAGGGCTGGCATCACGATGCACATCTTCAACTACCATGGCAACTACAGCGGAAGTTTTTACCCAAAAGAGTATCTCATCAGCGGCGATTTGACCATAAAACAGTCGTTGAGTTTTGTCAACGAACGCTTAGGGATTGCAAAAAGCATCGTCTCTGCCATTGCTCAGAACATTCACGAAGTGTTGTACCACTACTATCGCCACGACAAAAAAGAGCTCAAGCCGTATCTGGATTGGTTAAAAAACGATGTTGAATCATTGTTACATGTAACGACTAAAATCGAGCAGATACTGTTTGTTGAAGGGCAGATTTGGAGTCGGTTTTACGACAGTTTCAAATATTTTTTACCCGAAGATTTTGTGCTAAACAAACGCGTCAAACGCCCACCCGACAACCCTATGAATGCGCTCATCAGCTTTGGCAATACCCTTCTTTACACCAAAACCA harbors:
- a CDS encoding type I CRISPR-associated protein Cas7; its protein translation is MSNEFNNRVYGCVVVKAINANYNADFNGLPRRLKSDGSFYATDKSFKWLVRNYIKKNYQDEKILFTKMYDKEYKDTMDLKEAFEIVTETGDIKNFKKKDILPKLTNCIDIRLFGAVFSPENAKKDTSDENKNISLHGVVQVNHAIDLFGKGKVYTDEILAPFTAIGSMSKATEAHYIHHFSVNPKNLSSWKKLFEEATNKEDSTKKQGELPLANKELNIKVLSQNDIVILKNAFNNAATFYDSHSKSGVENELSIYVTLEESSILTLPSFAQFITFKKGENGEKNSFDISKLISYLTKDNIKKEIKSIEIYAIKELTQVICSIENEKIKECDLLELTNISAEQKNEKAD
- the cas5b gene encoding type I-B CRISPR-associated protein Cas5b is translated as MKKLISFTIKSDFGMFKKPDINDKIFITYNIIPKTYVFGILGAIMGYEGYAQNRDKTKMPEFYEKLKDIRVAIAPSDKNGGILKKEFILFNNTCNGETKNITEQTLVNPAYDIYIEIDEEHELLKRLKAKEAEFLPYMGKNEFSLSWDNFHEHAVFEKVEQKEQFKVLTIIPKDENFVLKNSGHKEKTTNYFYLFERLPIDWNDNPRQYKYQEFLYTNAVFKSSESLKSIGSVGELFESDKGIICLF
- the cas1b gene encoding type I-B CRISPR-associated endonuclease Cas1b — translated: MAKNHTRYIFSMGELKRKDNSIAFSNEKGNFYLPIEETRELYCLNEVSFNTKFLDFIARAGITMHIFNYHGNYSGSFYPKEYLISGDLTIKQSLSFVNERLGIAKSIVSAIAQNIHEVLYHYYRHDKKELKPYLDWLKNDVESLLHVTTKIEQILFVEGQIWSRFYDSFKYFLPEDFVLNKRVKRPPDNPMNALISFGNTLLYTKTIASIYHTHLNQAISFLHSPREGRFSLSLDLSEAFKPVIVFKTIFDLVGRKKLQVLKHFDKSLNYALLNEEGKKIFIDAFEERMNETFLHVKLKRKVSYKHCLKLDGYKLIKTIVEGREFTPFLLKEKM
- a CDS encoding CRISPR-associated helicase/endonuclease Cas3 — its product is MPLLKFSDFDIKFNIDDKYKAHLSQNKQYKESLKEHIDLVYDYFLKLIEQNDLEQRLNSLFKKSANLFEEIEVKEEFANFTKYLFAKAIYWHDMGKMNPNFQKEKMLNEIDEKSVISDSHHSPLGAYLFINHSLDELYAKKWHEDNEEIFEAIIYLFGFLISKHHGVIYQYEDLDLQNEFVDFLDKFHLETEHTKKLRDEDRVFSSIFDSIENNEEVLFLLSKSLFSLLIISDYYATAQFMNYGNCKELKYKNFGLVDDDFRKTIYKRFYENQFDKELINKTTSDFKDFDELQEKSNSNLNHLRNKLFIEVRTNLQNELKKNKSQNLFYIEAPTGAGKTNLSLMSVVEILKLDTSITKVFYIFPFTTLITQTYTSIKKILALDNAQIVQLHSKAKYNQKQEEKEDGIYGEDKKNFLDNQFMNYPMTLLSHVKFFDILTGISKDDNYIFHRLSNSIVIIDEIQTYSPDFWARIVYLLDMYAKNFNIKFIVMSATLPKIGKIIDSQFTFLVSNKQRYFQNPNFAKRVTIDTNVKNINKPEEIYELLIKGSENYQTLETNDSKKVKTIIEFITKKGADEFYKHAKKYSEIFDEIFILSGTILEPRRKEIIDFIKNTHDKNILLVTTQVVEAGVDIDMDIGFKEKSLVDSDEQLAGRINRNSSKEGNKLFLFSIGKGNDKFVYKKDKRNGLSGKYQEDGKEQNVLNTKDFDKFYSQILDKIIENNTKNFMENLKSYIDDLKNLQFKKTHIELIDMQSVSVFVPINDEAVAVWEAYEKTIQNKEQDLIDKKIDIKKLSAEISKYTFSLADYHGSGIKYLKDYGDEKYGYLYLKDWRNQKDDGTQLYTYEDGLDTSVLKGDFVPMIL
- the cas4 gene encoding CRISPR-associated protein Cas4 → MITGTLINYYFHCRTQCWLHANRINLEDNSEDVRIGKVLHEISEEKAQKAEVKIDNVKIDKITKEYLVELKKSDSDPEAVKWQVLLYLYKLKGKGIERKGKVEYYEKNHNTKSEILELNEQNEQELLHVLDAITQLINADIPPPPKFENKCKKCAYYDYCFI